One Luteibacter aegosomaticola genomic window carries:
- the upp gene encoding uracil phosphoribosyltransferase: MKIVEVRHPLIQHKLGLMRAAGISTKEFRELASEVAALLTYEATADMETECKTIEGWAGPVEVTHIKGKKVTIVPILRAGLGMLSGVLEMIPAAKVSVVGLQRDEETLQPVAYYEKLSGRLDERTAIIVDPMLATAGTLVATVDMLKAAGAKRIKGLFLVAAPEGLARIEAAHPDIEIYTASIDDRLNELGYILPGLGDAGDKIFGTKQKPE; the protein is encoded by the coding sequence ATGAAAATCGTCGAAGTCCGCCACCCCCTCATCCAGCACAAACTTGGCCTGATGCGCGCCGCCGGCATCAGCACCAAGGAGTTCCGCGAGCTGGCCTCCGAAGTCGCCGCCCTCCTCACCTACGAGGCGACAGCGGATATGGAGACCGAGTGCAAGACGATCGAAGGCTGGGCCGGCCCGGTCGAGGTCACCCATATCAAGGGCAAGAAGGTCACCATCGTGCCTATCCTGCGCGCGGGCCTGGGCATGCTGAGCGGCGTGCTTGAGATGATCCCGGCCGCCAAGGTGAGCGTGGTTGGCCTGCAGCGCGATGAAGAAACCCTGCAGCCGGTGGCCTATTACGAGAAGCTCAGCGGCCGCCTGGATGAGCGCACCGCCATCATCGTCGACCCCATGCTGGCCACCGCCGGCACCCTGGTTGCCACCGTGGATATGCTGAAGGCCGCGGGTGCCAAGCGCATCAAGGGCCTGTTCCTGGTGGCCGCGCCGGAAGGCCTGGCCCGGATCGAGGCCGCGCATCCGGATATCGAGATCTACACCGCCTCGATCGACGACCGCCTGAACGAGCTGGGCTACATCCTCCCCGGCCTGGGCGACGCGGGCGACAAAATCTTCGGCACCAAGCAAAAACCGGAATAA
- a CDS encoding ABC transporter ATP-binding protein, with translation MNHDTCIARLDGVHKRYGAVTALDGINLSIHRGELLALLGPNGAGKTTSIGLLLGLHRADSGTVSLFGRDPLGLDARRRIGVMLQSANLPPTLKVRELLRVTSSYYPRPRAVAECAEIAGITDLLERRYAALSGGQQRRVQFAMALAGHPELLFLDEPTAGMDITSRQALWTAIRGLVASGASVVLTTHYLEEAEALADRVCVIAKGRVVTEGTVDALRAHVAVRRIRCITSVPAETVAAWPEVESASAQHDRLVVSTTQAETVVRRLLAIDAELAELEVQRAGLAEAFTEITRDSDAVQEAA, from the coding sequence ATGAATCACGACACCTGCATTGCCCGCCTCGACGGCGTCCACAAGCGTTACGGCGCCGTTACGGCGCTGGATGGGATCAACCTCAGCATCCACCGTGGCGAGCTGCTGGCGCTGCTCGGCCCCAACGGCGCCGGCAAGACCACCAGCATCGGCCTGCTGCTCGGCCTCCATCGCGCCGACAGCGGTACGGTCAGCCTGTTTGGGCGCGATCCGCTCGGGCTCGACGCCCGCCGCCGCATCGGCGTGATGCTGCAATCGGCCAACCTGCCACCGACCCTGAAGGTACGCGAGCTGCTCCGGGTCACCTCCAGCTACTACCCGCGGCCACGCGCCGTGGCCGAATGCGCGGAGATCGCCGGCATCACCGACCTGCTCGAACGCCGTTACGCCGCGCTTTCCGGTGGCCAGCAGCGCCGCGTGCAGTTCGCGATGGCACTGGCCGGGCATCCGGAACTGCTGTTCCTGGACGAGCCGACGGCGGGCATGGATATCACCTCGCGGCAGGCACTATGGACGGCGATCCGCGGGCTCGTCGCCAGCGGTGCTTCGGTGGTGCTCACCACGCACTATCTCGAAGAAGCCGAGGCGCTTGCCGACCGCGTGTGCGTGATCGCGAAGGGCCGTGTCGTCACCGAAGGCACGGTGGATGCCTTGCGTGCCCACGTGGCCGTGCGCCGCATACGTTGCATCACCAGCGTGCCCGCGGAAACCGTCGCGGCATGGCCGGAAGTGGAGAGCGCCAGCGCGCAGCACGATCGCCTCGTGGTCTCCACCACGCAAGCCGAAACCGTCGTGCGCCGTTTGCTGGCGATCGATGCCGAGCTCGCCGAACTGGAAGTACAGCGCGCCGGCCTGGCCGAGGCGTTTACCGAAATTACCCGTGACAGCGACGCCGTGCAGGAGGCCGCATGA
- a CDS encoding ABC transporter permease has product MNTFEGTATPVMSTGQVVNAYVQEARAEVMRYLRLPGFLLPTMLFPSVFYLMFGIFLAQHNSPDASRYLLASYGTFGVMGPGLFGFGVSLAIDREQGLLTLKRALPMPPGAYLVGKMCMALIMASFITVIMLCLAIFGAHVQLSAANIAAFFVTEVLGVLTFCSLGLLIGTLVKGQSATGLVNLIYLPMAFLSGLWFPLSIMPGFLQGIAPLWPAYHLDQLALSAIGMGKGGELIHVIALVGFTAVFLFLAGRRLARHG; this is encoded by the coding sequence ATGAACACCTTCGAAGGTACCGCCACGCCGGTGATGAGCACCGGCCAGGTCGTGAACGCCTATGTCCAGGAAGCTCGCGCGGAAGTCATGCGTTACCTGCGCCTGCCTGGTTTCCTGCTGCCGACGATGCTGTTCCCGTCGGTGTTCTACCTGATGTTCGGCATCTTCCTCGCCCAGCACAACTCGCCGGATGCCTCGCGTTACCTGCTCGCGTCGTACGGTACGTTCGGCGTCATGGGTCCGGGCCTGTTCGGATTTGGCGTATCGCTCGCGATCGATCGTGAGCAGGGGCTGCTCACGTTGAAGCGCGCGCTACCGATGCCGCCAGGCGCCTATCTCGTCGGTAAGATGTGCATGGCGCTGATCATGGCCTCGTTCATCACGGTGATCATGTTGTGCCTGGCCATCTTCGGTGCGCATGTGCAGCTAAGCGCCGCGAACATCGCCGCGTTCTTCGTCACCGAAGTGCTGGGCGTGCTCACCTTCTGCTCGCTGGGCCTGCTCATCGGCACGCTGGTGAAGGGCCAGTCGGCGACGGGTCTGGTCAACCTGATCTACCTGCCCATGGCCTTCCTCTCAGGCCTGTGGTTTCCGCTCTCGATCATGCCCGGGTTCCTCCAGGGGATCGCGCCGCTGTGGCCGGCCTACCACCTTGACCAACTGGCGCTTTCCGCGATCGGCATGGGCAAGGGTGGGGAGCTGATCCACGTGATCGCCCTGGTCGGGTTCACGGCGGTGTTCCTGTTCCTTGCCGGCCGTCGTCTGGCGCGGCACGGTTGA
- a CDS encoding aminotransferase class III-fold pyridoxal phosphate-dependent enzyme, with translation MDVIATLREMRDFGGKARTTGLPDATIERFAAHDANLRRAIEEAAAYHKGLRAEMDAFLRMDEAEQINHLQCGLVNFYPDDGVNPYVPAAARGPWVVTLKGAVLHDDGGYGMLGFGHNPEHILEAMSRPQVMANVMTANVSQLRLCEALRKELGRTRGSNPYSHFLCLNSGSESVTLAGRIADVNARLMTDPGARHAGRTIKRLAVKGAFHGRTERPALYSDSSRRNYQQHLASYRNEDTLITVEPYNVAQLKQVFADADRNGWFIEAMFLEPVMGEGDPGRALTPDFYAAARELTRDHGTLLLVDSIQAGLRAHGVLSIIDYPGFEKLDAPDLETFSKALNAGQYPLSVLAVSERVAGLYRKGIYGNTMTANPRALDVAVATMAELTDEVRANIRERGKEFLQKLEGLKSELGGLITKVQGTGLLFSCELAAEFKCYGEGSTEEYMRERGIGVIHGGANSLRFTPHFRVTSAEVDLIIDEVRHALLKGPRRAAEQAA, from the coding sequence ATGGACGTCATCGCTACCCTGCGCGAGATGCGCGACTTCGGCGGCAAGGCCCGCACCACCGGCCTGCCCGATGCCACCATCGAGCGCTTCGCGGCGCATGACGCCAACCTGCGCCGTGCCATCGAAGAAGCCGCTGCGTATCACAAGGGTTTGCGTGCGGAGATGGACGCTTTCCTGCGCATGGATGAAGCGGAGCAGATCAATCACCTGCAGTGCGGCCTGGTCAACTTCTACCCCGATGACGGCGTGAACCCGTACGTACCCGCCGCCGCACGCGGCCCGTGGGTGGTCACGCTGAAGGGCGCCGTGCTCCACGACGATGGCGGCTACGGCATGCTCGGCTTCGGTCACAACCCGGAGCACATCCTCGAAGCGATGTCGCGCCCGCAGGTCATGGCCAACGTGATGACGGCGAACGTTTCGCAGCTGCGCCTGTGCGAGGCACTGCGCAAGGAACTCGGCCGCACGCGTGGCAGCAATCCCTATTCGCATTTCCTCTGCCTGAACTCCGGCTCGGAATCGGTGACGCTCGCCGGCCGCATCGCGGACGTCAACGCGCGCCTGATGACCGATCCGGGTGCACGCCACGCCGGCCGCACCATCAAGCGCCTCGCCGTCAAGGGCGCCTTCCACGGCCGCACCGAGCGCCCGGCGCTGTATTCGGATTCGTCGCGCCGCAATTACCAGCAGCACCTCGCCAGCTATCGCAACGAAGACACGCTGATCACGGTCGAGCCGTACAACGTCGCGCAACTGAAGCAGGTGTTCGCCGATGCGGACCGCAACGGCTGGTTCATCGAGGCGATGTTCCTTGAGCCGGTGATGGGCGAAGGCGATCCGGGCCGTGCGCTCACGCCTGACTTCTATGCCGCCGCGCGCGAACTCACCCGCGACCACGGCACCCTGCTGCTCGTCGATTCGATCCAGGCCGGCCTGCGTGCGCACGGCGTCCTGTCGATCATCGATTACCCGGGCTTCGAGAAGCTCGACGCACCGGACCTGGAAACCTTCTCCAAGGCGCTCAACGCCGGCCAGTACCCGCTTTCCGTGCTCGCCGTCTCCGAGCGCGTGGCCGGCCTGTACCGCAAGGGCATCTACGGCAACACCATGACCGCTAACCCGCGTGCGCTCGATGTCGCCGTGGCGACCATGGCCGAGCTGACGGATGAGGTTCGCGCCAACATCCGCGAGCGCGGCAAGGAGTTCCTGCAGAAGCTCGAGGGCCTGAAGTCCGAACTGGGCGGCCTGATCACCAAGGTGCAGGGCACCGGCCTGTTGTTCTCGTGCGAGCTGGCCGCGGAGTTCAAGTGCTACGGCGAAGGCTCCACCGAGGAATACATGCGCGAACGCGGCATCGGCGTGATCCACGGCGGCGCCAACTCGCTGCGTTTCACCCCGCACTTCCGGGTCACCAGCGCCGAGGTCGACCTCATCATCGATGAAGTCCGGCATGCCCTGCTCAAGGGCCCGCGCCGCGCGGCCGAACAGGCAGCCTAA
- a CDS encoding PsiF family protein → MRVQFRVLAVSALFVFAGSAFAAAQASKDLTPQQQRMKTCNTQATGKKGDERKTFMSSCLKGEQPTAAAPAKATQQEKMKTCNADPKAKTLKGDERKAFMSSCLKG, encoded by the coding sequence ATGCGCGTGCAGTTTCGTGTCCTAGCCGTTTCCGCCCTCTTCGTTTTCGCCGGCTCCGCGTTTGCCGCGGCCCAGGCTTCCAAAGACCTTACCCCGCAACAGCAGCGGATGAAGACCTGCAACACGCAGGCCACCGGCAAGAAGGGTGACGAGCGCAAGACCTTCATGAGCAGCTGCCTGAAGGGTGAGCAGCCGACCGCAGCCGCGCCTGCCAAGGCGACCCAGCAGGAGAAGATGAAGACCTGCAACGCCGATCCGAAGGCCAAGACGCTGAAGGGCGATGAGCGTAAGGCGTTCATGAGCTCCTGCCTGAAAGGGTAA
- a CDS encoding lamin tail domain-containing protein — protein sequence MRSTKQQRALWAALAGLMAVSSLQAADLSITQFRVRGPAGGNDEFVEVQNSGTAPLDVSGYKLNASNNAGTTGTRFTFPAGVTIAPGCYLLLANTASSGYSGSVAFDQKYSTGVTDDGGLALLDASGTVIDQVGLSAGSAYKLGTPLASLGSTNGDQGYGRKTNAAGFPQSSGDNSADWVKVAPTTPHNSTSTCVAQGPSLSIADASVSLRNADDVPMPFTVTLSQAGTADVTVHAATADDTATVAAGDYDAVNTDLTIPAGQTTATVTVNVHGAKAAGDDKAFKVNLTNASGDVALAKATAVGAILNEIPVAAEIWQITGHDQVSPLLGKRVSTKANIVTAVGPAGFTIQTPDARADNDALTSNGIYVFTSTAPTVKAGDQVDVEATVDNYFNLPELKNATITTTMHGARLPTAVVFNDKVPSNDPNALSCGTTNFQCFVGMRVTINNGMITTGNLRFSNEPFAEVYITANGQRSLRKPGVRYTVPVPDGVNLPNWSGNPEVLKMNTADFGAVAANTPYNAGTTFKAEGVISYAFGAYTFIPSKITVTKTNPLPRPVDNKPFYAVRIGAFNMERFCDTDFNTTFTCSGGTTEPTADEVKLKTQRLSAYVGSVLKLPDILSVEEVKSLAVLQGLAKQLGDDYPAQYEAFLQPGHDPSGINVGFLVRTDRVRVVDVRQLDADATWDDNGSTSFLHDHPPLLLTADVPSIIGRMRVNVIAVHPKARQNVDKTGTTADRDRQKRFLQAQSLAKQVQALQTDRKNLLTPIMVVGDFNSYQFSDGFTDVVGLISGKYDDSQNLLKLGKNIVKPALWNAVDSVPAQDRYSFLFTENFGNIQGQAPRSVPTHQVLDHALLNTVARGLFLRMEYGRGNLDAPVQTLDDAAKETGVKKALGSSDHDGFVVDLLTLPTFLF from the coding sequence ATGCGTTCGACCAAGCAGCAGCGCGCCCTGTGGGCGGCGCTCGCCGGCCTTATGGCCGTCTCGTCGCTCCAGGCGGCGGATCTTTCCATCACCCAGTTCCGCGTCCGCGGCCCGGCTGGCGGCAACGACGAATTCGTCGAAGTCCAGAACTCCGGTACCGCCCCGCTGGATGTGTCGGGCTATAAGCTCAACGCCTCCAACAACGCCGGCACCACGGGTACCCGTTTCACCTTCCCGGCTGGCGTGACCATCGCCCCGGGCTGCTACCTGCTGCTGGCCAACACCGCCAGCTCCGGTTACTCCGGCAGCGTGGCCTTCGACCAGAAGTACTCGACCGGCGTGACCGACGACGGCGGTCTCGCCCTCCTCGACGCCTCGGGTACCGTGATCGACCAGGTCGGCCTGAGCGCCGGCTCGGCCTACAAGCTGGGCACGCCGCTGGCGAGCCTGGGCAGCACCAACGGCGACCAGGGCTACGGCCGCAAGACCAATGCCGCGGGCTTCCCGCAGAGCAGCGGCGATAACTCCGCCGACTGGGTGAAGGTCGCCCCGACCACCCCGCACAACAGCACCAGCACCTGCGTGGCCCAGGGCCCGAGCCTGTCGATCGCCGACGCCTCGGTCAGCCTGCGTAACGCCGATGACGTGCCGATGCCGTTCACCGTGACGCTGAGCCAGGCTGGCACCGCGGACGTGACCGTCCACGCCGCCACGGCTGACGACACCGCCACGGTCGCCGCAGGCGACTACGACGCCGTCAACACCGACCTCACCATCCCGGCGGGCCAGACCACGGCCACAGTGACGGTGAACGTGCACGGCGCCAAGGCCGCCGGTGACGACAAGGCGTTCAAGGTCAACCTCACCAACGCCTCGGGCGACGTGGCGCTGGCCAAGGCCACCGCCGTCGGCGCGATCCTCAACGAGATCCCGGTCGCCGCTGAAATCTGGCAGATCACTGGCCACGACCAGGTCTCGCCGCTGCTCGGCAAGCGCGTGTCGACCAAGGCCAACATCGTCACGGCCGTGGGCCCGGCGGGCTTCACCATCCAGACCCCGGACGCGCGTGCCGACAACGACGCGCTGACCTCGAACGGCATCTACGTGTTCACCAGCACGGCGCCGACGGTAAAGGCCGGCGACCAGGTGGACGTGGAAGCCACGGTCGACAACTACTTCAACCTGCCGGAACTGAAGAACGCCACCATCACCACGACGATGCACGGCGCTCGCCTGCCGACGGCCGTGGTGTTCAACGACAAGGTGCCGTCGAACGATCCGAACGCCCTCTCCTGCGGCACGACGAACTTCCAGTGCTTCGTGGGCATGCGCGTCACGATCAACAACGGCATGATCACCACCGGCAACCTGCGCTTCAGCAATGAGCCGTTTGCCGAGGTGTACATCACCGCCAACGGCCAGCGCTCGCTGCGCAAGCCGGGCGTGCGTTACACCGTGCCGGTGCCCGATGGCGTGAACCTGCCGAACTGGTCGGGTAACCCCGAAGTACTGAAGATGAACACGGCCGATTTCGGTGCCGTGGCCGCGAACACGCCGTACAACGCCGGCACCACCTTCAAGGCGGAAGGCGTGATCTCGTACGCGTTTGGTGCGTACACCTTCATCCCGAGCAAGATCACGGTCACGAAGACCAACCCGCTGCCGCGTCCGGTCGATAACAAGCCGTTCTACGCCGTGCGCATCGGCGCGTTCAACATGGAGCGTTTCTGCGATACGGACTTCAACACCACCTTCACCTGCAGCGGCGGCACAACCGAGCCGACGGCGGACGAAGTGAAGCTGAAGACCCAGCGTCTCTCCGCGTATGTCGGTAGCGTGCTGAAGCTGCCGGATATCCTCTCGGTCGAAGAGGTGAAGAGCCTCGCCGTGCTGCAGGGCCTCGCCAAGCAGCTGGGTGATGATTACCCGGCGCAGTACGAAGCGTTCCTGCAGCCGGGCCACGACCCGAGCGGCATCAACGTGGGCTTCCTGGTGCGTACCGACCGCGTCCGCGTGGTGGATGTGCGCCAGCTCGATGCCGACGCTACCTGGGACGACAACGGCTCCACCTCGTTCCTGCATGACCACCCGCCGCTGCTGCTCACGGCCGACGTGCCGTCGATCATCGGCCGCATGCGCGTCAACGTGATCGCCGTGCACCCGAAGGCCCGCCAGAACGTCGACAAGACGGGCACCACCGCGGACCGCGATCGCCAGAAACGCTTCCTGCAGGCGCAGTCGCTGGCCAAGCAGGTGCAGGCACTGCAGACCGACCGGAAGAACCTGCTCACCCCGATCATGGTGGTGGGTGACTTCAACTCGTACCAGTTCAGCGATGGCTTCACCGACGTGGTGGGCCTGATCTCGGGCAAGTACGACGACAGCCAGAACCTGCTGAAGCTCGGCAAGAACATCGTGAAGCCGGCGCTGTGGAACGCCGTGGATTCGGTGCCTGCCCAGGATCGCTACTCGTTCCTGTTCACGGAGAACTTCGGCAACATTCAGGGCCAGGCCCCGCGCTCGGTGCCGACGCACCAGGTGCTGGACCATGCGCTGCTGAACACCGTGGCCCGTGGCCTCTTCCTGCGCATGGAATACGGCCGTGGCAACCTCGATGCCCCGGTGCAGACGCTGGATGACGCCGCCAAGGAAACCGGCGTGAAGAAGGCGCTGGGCTCCTCCGACCACGATGGTTTCGTGGTGGATCTGCTGACGCTGCCGACGTTCCTGTTCTAA
- a CDS encoding sensor histidine kinase has translation MAAYLPTPDRPMPSSWLQPTPDSLWARLKAQGKLRFTTLFNLVWSLWVFGDLVFQPKLPDHWIPVTSVTFPAFLVLYAMAYTRPVRHTMWYATAMALLGYAVMGVNASGGACYVIFACSFMGFHGPMRVCLARVAVVLAVFVSLALTVMEWPWTVALVMTIVALSVSVANLLYRMNGQKDWELKLSHDEVRRLAATAERERIGRDLHDLLGHTLSLITLKLELSRRLLDRDTEAARREMEEAERVARHALAEVRSAVTGIRATGLAAELASARVLLGSSSVNFSYLTEVPVLPARVENELALVLREAVVNIHRHAQASMADAKVEVVGSELVLSIADNGRGKTGSEGNGLCGMRERIRSLGGSMQVDSLKGKGTRVVIHVPLTAEERKDLPPVLRKLAS, from the coding sequence ATGGCCGCATACCTTCCCACCCCGGACAGACCGATGCCTTCGTCGTGGTTGCAGCCTACCCCCGATTCGCTGTGGGCCCGCCTGAAGGCACAAGGCAAGCTGCGCTTTACGACGCTGTTCAACCTGGTCTGGTCGTTGTGGGTTTTCGGCGACCTCGTATTCCAGCCGAAGCTGCCCGACCATTGGATACCGGTCACGTCCGTGACGTTCCCGGCATTCCTGGTCCTTTACGCCATGGCGTATACCCGTCCCGTGCGGCACACGATGTGGTACGCCACGGCCATGGCCTTGCTGGGCTATGCGGTGATGGGCGTGAATGCCAGCGGTGGCGCGTGCTATGTCATCTTCGCGTGCTCGTTCATGGGCTTCCATGGCCCCATGCGCGTATGCCTCGCGCGGGTCGCGGTGGTTCTCGCGGTGTTTGTGTCGCTGGCGCTCACGGTCATGGAGTGGCCCTGGACGGTGGCGCTGGTCATGACGATCGTGGCCCTCTCCGTCAGTGTGGCGAACCTGCTGTACCGGATGAACGGCCAGAAGGACTGGGAGCTGAAGCTTTCCCACGACGAAGTGCGCCGGCTGGCCGCCACGGCCGAGCGTGAGCGCATCGGCCGTGACCTGCACGATCTGCTGGGCCACACGCTGTCCCTGATTACCCTGAAACTGGAGCTCTCCCGCCGCCTGCTCGATCGCGATACGGAAGCGGCCCGCCGCGAGATGGAAGAAGCGGAGCGCGTCGCCCGCCATGCCCTCGCGGAAGTGCGCTCGGCGGTCACCGGCATCCGTGCGACGGGCCTTGCGGCGGAGCTCGCATCGGCACGTGTGCTGCTGGGATCATCGTCGGTGAATTTTTCATATCTGACGGAGGTGCCGGTGCTCCCCGCGCGCGTCGAGAACGAGCTCGCGCTCGTGCTGCGCGAGGCCGTGGTCAACATTCACCGCCACGCGCAGGCCTCGATGGCTGATGCAAAGGTGGAGGTGGTGGGCAGCGAACTGGTGCTGAGCATCGCCGATAACGGACGCGGCAAGACAGGCTCGGAGGGCAACGGCCTGTGTGGCATGCGTGAGCGCATTCGTTCGCTCGGCGGCAGCATGCAAGTCGACTCCTTGAAGGGCAAGGGGACGCGCGTCGTCATCCATGTGCCGCTTACCGCGGAGGAACGCAAGGACCTGCCGCCCGTCCTGCGGAAGCTTGCCTCGTGA